A genomic segment from Methanomicrobium sp. W14 encodes:
- a CDS encoding class I SAM-dependent methyltransferase, which produces MPFAHYGAGDSERCIEIPWTMSQYHNEQKVLDIGFAHAEERYLIELLNLKIPELHGLDITDKKVDGIIPHVGDIRKTKFADNFFDLIFCISTIEHIGKDNTIYTGFAGEEEKRGDIRALREIYRITKPGGKVVITVPYGKFQDYGWFIHYDKCRWDKLKTSFPWTVEKEDFYIYNDGWQSCNRKDLENTLYNDNGAVAAAGLLCALLVKSKNQNRNILSWFRFNVLEKGILNKNLKTEY; this is translated from the coding sequence TTGCCTTTTGCTCATTATGGTGCTGGTGATTCCGAAAGGTGCATTGAGATTCCTTGGACAATGAGCCAGTACCACAACGAACAAAAGGTATTAGACATTGGATTTGCGCATGCTGAGGAAAGGTACTTAATCGAATTACTAAATTTAAAAATTCCTGAACTTCATGGACTGGATATTACTGATAAAAAAGTTGACGGAATTATTCCTCATGTTGGAGACATCAGAAAAACAAAATTTGCAGATAATTTTTTTGATTTAATTTTTTGTATTTCTACAATAGAGCATATTGGAAAAGATAATACGATATATACAGGTTTTGCCGGTGAGGAGGAAAAACGTGGAGATATACGTGCACTTCGGGAAATATACCGAATCACTAAGCCCGGCGGGAAAGTTGTTATTACTGTGCCATATGGTAAATTTCAGGATTATGGATGGTTTATTCATTACGATAAATGTAGGTGGGATAAATTAAAAACCTCTTTTCCATGGACAGTAGAGAAGGAAGATTTTTATATCTATAATGACGGATGGCAGAGTTGTAATAGGAAAGATCTTGAAAATACATTATATAACGATAATGGGGCAGTTGCAGCGGCAGGACTATTATGTGCTCTTTTAGTCAAATCTAAGAACCAAAATAGGAATATCCTATCTTGGTTTAGATTTAATGTTTTGGAAAAAGGAATATTAAATAAGAATCTTAAAACAGAATACTAA
- a CDS encoding radical SAM/SPASM domain-containing protein, giving the protein MSRPLMIHIETINYCNHNCIFCAYQYQTSKKTVMPLSIFQKVTLDYANIGGGMISLTPSPGEVFLDNLLLERIKIIEKMPQITGLSVTTNGIGSEKWEDEDLYYILKKLKRVYVSIYGLDSDEYSKITQCNTYERCISSIRRIVDLSPTENIVFGFRLLKNRTSDEIDSWINKNFSKKIPFQYMTVYTTWGSLLDQELPILSDDAEWKKMPKITNPCFRPLISIKICVNGDVSLCVCSDSSAKDLLLGSVIDRSLESLFNSKKCKEFWDSDKNIPDSCKKCSTYMPVDELQPDWIEDPIDYIGG; this is encoded by the coding sequence ATGTCAAGACCCCTGATGATACATATCGAAACAATAAATTATTGCAATCATAATTGCATATTCTGCGCATATCAATATCAAACATCAAAAAAAACTGTTATGCCTTTGTCCATATTTCAGAAAGTTACCTTAGATTATGCAAATATTGGCGGGGGGATGATATCCTTGACTCCTTCCCCTGGGGAAGTATTTTTGGATAATTTGTTATTAGAAAGGATAAAAATTATAGAAAAAATGCCTCAGATAACTGGTTTATCTGTAACCACAAATGGAATTGGTTCAGAGAAATGGGAAGATGAGGATTTGTATTATATATTAAAAAAATTAAAAAGGGTTTATGTCTCGATATATGGATTAGATTCAGATGAATATTCAAAAATTACGCAATGTAATACTTATGAAAGGTGTATTTCTTCAATTCGCAGAATTGTAGATTTATCTCCTACTGAGAATATTGTCTTTGGATTCAGATTGTTAAAAAACAGAACTTCAGATGAAATAGATTCTTGGATTAATAAAAATTTTTCAAAAAAAATTCCTTTTCAATATATGACAGTATATACAACATGGGGATCATTACTTGATCAGGAATTACCCATATTATCTGATGATGCAGAATGGAAGAAAATGCCCAAAATAACCAATCCATGTTTCAGACCACTTATCTCAATAAAAATCTGTGTTAATGGTGATGTTTCTTTGTGTGTTTGTTCAGATAGTTCAGCTAAGGATTTGTTGCTTGGATCGGTAATTGATCGTTCTCTGGAATCATTATTTAATTCAAAAAAGTGTAAAGAATTCTGGGATTCTGATAAGAATATTCCTGATTCGTGTAAAAAATGTTCAACATACATGCCTGTGGATGAATTGCAACCCGATTGGATAGAAGATCCAATTGATTATATCGGCGGATAA
- a CDS encoding ABC transporter ATP-binding protein — protein MITVENVSKEYKIYRSPADRLKEIVLRKKYHKELQALSHISFSVADGETLGIVGENGAGKSTLLKILQGVVIPDEGKVTVTGKVTGLLELGTGFNPELSGVENIYMNGTMLGMGKTELDEKKSDIIEFTELGDAINDPIKTYSSGMLMRLGFSIAIHAEPACFLVDEALSVGDAYFQQKCMRAIQAFKDRGGSIIFVSHDMNAVKILCDSAIMLDHGNFVIGGFTKEVVDYYQNVLLKKSHKGNKEELKIESTAKSGWQNHSDLKDSSIEILSMKLLSKGGEVIDSIVSEEDLILDVKFKSSRVLKEPHIGFTIRNKFGQVIFDTSSWWLGWRSSCYDPNTILHVQFKMNVPLCPGDYSFSLGIADKPIGKGLYEDYLFMAHDMVILKVIVNNNSILYGGVFNIKPAFSVISD, from the coding sequence ATGATAACCGTTGAAAATGTAAGCAAGGAATACAAAATCTACCGTTCTCCTGCTGACAGGCTCAAAGAAATTGTACTTCGAAAGAAGTACCACAAGGAGCTTCAGGCTTTGTCCCACATATCCTTCTCTGTTGCGGACGGTGAAACGCTTGGAATTGTGGGTGAAAACGGTGCAGGTAAATCCACGCTTTTGAAGATTCTTCAGGGAGTCGTAATTCCGGATGAGGGAAAAGTTACTGTTACCGGAAAGGTTACGGGGCTTCTGGAGCTTGGAACAGGTTTTAACCCGGAACTTTCAGGTGTTGAAAACATATACATGAACGGAACAATGCTTGGAATGGGCAAAACCGAACTTGACGAAAAGAAGAGTGATATAATAGAATTTACCGAACTCGGCGATGCCATAAACGACCCTATTAAGACGTATTCCTCCGGAATGCTTATGCGTCTTGGCTTTTCAATAGCAATTCATGCGGAACCCGCCTGTTTTCTGGTTGATGAGGCTTTGTCAGTCGGTGACGCATATTTTCAGCAGAAGTGCATGAGAGCCATCCAGGCGTTCAAGGATAGGGGTGGTTCAATTATTTTTGTTTCGCATGACATGAATGCAGTGAAGATTTTATGCGATTCGGCGATTATGCTGGATCATGGAAATTTTGTAATTGGAGGTTTTACCAAGGAAGTAGTTGATTATTATCAGAATGTTCTTTTAAAGAAATCTCATAAAGGAAATAAAGAAGAATTGAAAATAGAAAGTACTGCTAAAAGTGGATGGCAAAACCATTCTGATCTTAAGGACTCATCTATTGAAATTCTAAGCATGAAATTGCTTTCTAAAGGTGGAGAAGTAATTGATTCAATTGTTAGTGAAGAAGATCTCATTTTGGATGTAAAGTTTAAATCAAGTAGAGTTCTGAAAGAACCTCACATCGGTTTTACAATTAGAAATAAATTTGGGCAAGTAATTTTTGATACCAGTTCGTGGTGGTTGGGATGGAGGTCTTCATGCTATGATCCAAATACTATTCTGCATGTCCAATTTAAAATGAATGTCCCGTTATGTCCTGGAGATTATTCTTTTTCACTTGGAATTGCAGATAAACCAATAGGAAAAGGGTTATATGAAGACTATTTATTTATGGCCCATGACATGGTAATATTAAAAGTAATTGTTAATAATAATTCTATTTTATATGGTGGTGTATTCAATATAAAACCAGCTTTTAGTGTAATAAGTGATTAA
- a CDS encoding ABC transporter permease, which translates to MNYSLVMDFAKRDLTERYSGSLLGFAWNFIFPLANIIVYTFIFSGIMGAKLPGSSDVFSYGIYICAGILPWTAFSSMFARIATVFPDNRHILTKLNTDLKYFPLYIVVSETVIFAGTMLFYFIFLIYAGYQFSWLLIFVPLIYLIQVLFAYSLGFFLANFMVFLKDLREAIQVVLLFWFWFTPIVYVFDILPDFAKSVIVWNPMTAIVNGYQSIFVYNEVPGFTFLAYVLLLSIFMLFVSFWIFKKLEKDIRDFM; encoded by the coding sequence TTGAATTATAGTCTGGTAATGGATTTTGCAAAAAGGGACCTTACGGAGAGATATTCAGGCTCTCTTTTGGGATTTGCCTGGAATTTTATTTTTCCTCTTGCAAATATTATAGTTTATACGTTTATTTTCTCCGGGATTATGGGTGCAAAACTTCCCGGTTCGTCTGATGTCTTCAGCTACGGCATATATATCTGTGCAGGTATTCTTCCCTGGACCGCTTTTTCAAGCATGTTCGCAAGAATTGCGACTGTTTTTCCTGACAACCGTCATATTTTGACGAAGCTTAACACAGACCTGAAATATTTCCCGTTGTATATTGTCGTATCAGAGACTGTAATATTTGCAGGGACCATGCTGTTTTATTTCATATTCCTCATATATGCGGGATATCAGTTTTCGTGGCTTTTAATATTTGTACCGCTGATATATTTAATTCAGGTACTTTTTGCTTATTCCCTCGGGTTCTTTCTGGCAAATTTCATGGTTTTCCTGAAAGACCTCCGCGAGGCTATTCAGGTGGTTTTACTGTTCTGGTTCTGGTTTACACCAATCGTCTATGTCTTTGACATCCTTCCTGATTTTGCAAAGTCTGTTATAGTGTGGAACCCGATGACCGCTATTGTAAACGGCTACCAGTCGATATTCGTGTACAATGAAGTCCCGGGTTTCACGTTTCTTGCGTACGTTCTGCTTCTGAGTATTTTCATGCTTTTTGTTTCGTTCTGGATTTTCAAAAAGCTTGAGAAGGATATAAGGGATTTCATGTGA
- a CDS encoding glycosyltransferase: MKTAIFHDYFGAVGGGEKVVIEMAKVLDADIITTDTDAVELMGNNISCISLGRTIHFPLLKQMSAALKFSLCDFSKDYDFFIFSGNWAHFASKRHRPNLWYCHTPVRAFYDLYSEYCKKQPFLRRQAFKLWVFFGRFFDRRSLKYIERIAANSENVRERIRKYYNRDSVVIYPPVDTSRFQCREYGDFWLSVNRLYPEKRIELQIEAFRRLPDENLVIAGGYAKGDQAAGYAGKISKNLPSNVKIIGEVPEDKILDLYSRCRGFVATAVDEDFGMTPVEAMASGKAVVAVNEGGFKETVVDGETGYLVGADAESVVNAVKKISYSPGKYHDKCVERAGIFSLDKFEEGIKNVASEVFNR; the protein is encoded by the coding sequence TTGAAAACTGCCATTTTTCATGACTATTTCGGTGCTGTCGGAGGCGGGGAGAAGGTTGTTATAGAAATGGCAAAGGTTCTTGATGCCGACATTATAACAACCGATACGGACGCCGTTGAACTAATGGGGAATAACATTTCATGTATAAGTCTTGGAAGGACCATCCATTTTCCCCTTTTAAAGCAGATGTCTGCGGCACTGAAATTTTCTCTCTGCGATTTTTCAAAGGATTATGATTTTTTTATATTCAGCGGCAACTGGGCGCATTTTGCCTCAAAAAGGCATCGTCCTAATTTATGGTACTGCCATACTCCTGTGAGGGCTTTTTATGATTTGTACTCTGAATACTGTAAAAAACAGCCTTTTCTGAGAAGACAGGCCTTTAAGCTGTGGGTTTTTTTCGGCCGCTTTTTTGACAGGCGGTCTTTGAAGTATATTGAAAGGATTGCGGCAAATTCGGAGAATGTCAGGGAAAGGATAAGAAAATACTACAACCGTGATTCTGTTGTCATATATCCTCCTGTAGATACGTCCAGATTTCAGTGCAGGGAATATGGAGACTTCTGGCTTTCCGTGAACAGGCTGTACCCTGAAAAAAGAATTGAACTTCAGATTGAAGCTTTCAGAAGATTGCCTGATGAAAATCTTGTAATTGCCGGAGGCTATGCAAAAGGTGACCAGGCGGCAGGATACGCAGGAAAAATATCAAAAAATCTGCCTTCAAACGTGAAGATTATCGGAGAAGTACCTGAAGATAAGATACTGGATTTGTACTCGCGGTGCAGAGGGTTTGTTGCAACGGCCGTTGATGAGGACTTCGGGATGACTCCTGTTGAGGCGATGGCATCAGGCAAGGCGGTTGTTGCGGTTAATGAAGGCGGGTTTAAGGAAACCGTTGTTGACGGGGAGACGGGTTACCTGGTTGGAGCTGATGCAGAATCAGTTGTTAATGCTGTAAAAAAAATATCATATTCACCTGGAAAATACCATGATAAATGTGTTGAAAGGGCCGGGATATTTTCCCTGGATAAGTTTGAAGAAGGAATAAAAAATGTTGCTTCAGAGGTTTTCAACCGATAA
- the gmd gene encoding GDP-mannose 4,6-dehydratase → MAEQKKAFITGITGQDGSYLAELLLHKGYEVHGLIRRSSTFNTSRIDHIYVDPHESDAKLYLHYGDLSDCEQISGIIYNVKPDEIYHLGAQSHVRVSFDIPEYTGNVTGLGTTRILEAIRRSRCKVRFYQASSSEMFGGAKPPQDENTAFVPRSPYACAKVYSYWMVKNYREGYNMFASNGILFNHESPRRGETFVTRKITRGIASILAKKEKYLYLGNLEAKRDWGFSPEYVEAMWMILQADRPDDFVIGTGETHSINEFLDEAFSYADLDRDVHVRIDPKYFRPTEVDALRADPSKSEKVLGWKPKVNFKDLVKIMVDSDMRSAGLEAPGEGDEIIQKKFSEKWWKKD, encoded by the coding sequence ATGGCAGAACAGAAAAAAGCATTTATTACCGGAATCACGGGCCAGGACGGATCTTACCTGGCAGAACTTCTCCTGCACAAGGGTTATGAGGTGCACGGCCTGATAAGGCGGTCATCGACATTTAACACATCAAGAATTGATCATATATATGTCGACCCGCATGAGTCTGATGCAAAACTCTACCTTCATTATGGCGATTTGTCTGACTGTGAGCAGATAAGTGGTATCATATACAATGTAAAGCCCGATGAGATCTACCATCTCGGGGCCCAGAGCCATGTCAGGGTAAGTTTTGACATACCTGAATATACGGGAAACGTTACAGGACTTGGGACGACAAGGATTCTTGAAGCTATAAGGAGGAGCAGGTGTAAGGTAAGGTTTTACCAGGCGTCTTCAAGCGAGATGTTCGGCGGTGCTAAGCCCCCGCAGGATGAAAACACGGCTTTTGTCCCGAGAAGCCCTTATGCATGCGCCAAAGTCTATTCCTACTGGATGGTCAAAAACTACCGCGAGGGCTACAACATGTTTGCATCGAACGGTATTCTCTTCAACCACGAGTCCCCGCGCCGCGGTGAGACTTTTGTCACAAGAAAGATTACCCGCGGAATCGCTTCGATACTTGCAAAGAAAGAGAAGTACCTTTACCTTGGAAATCTCGAGGCAAAACGCGACTGGGGATTTTCGCCTGAATATGTCGAGGCTATGTGGATGATTCTTCAGGCTGACAGACCTGATGATTTTGTAATCGGGACAGGCGAGACTCATTCCATAAACGAATTCCTTGACGAAGCCTTTTCATATGCAGACCTTGACAGAGACGTCCATGTAAGAATCGACCCGAAATATTTCAGGCCAACCGAGGTTGATGCTTTAAGGGCAGACCCTTCAAAGTCGGAGAAGGTTCTGGGGTGGAAGCCGAAGGTGAACTTTAAGGACCTTGTGAAGATAATGGTTGACTCTGACATGAGGAGTGCGGGGCTCGAGGCGCCCGGAGAGGGTGATGAAATAATCCAAAAGAAGTTTTCAGAGAAGTGGTGGAAGAAGGACTAA
- a CDS encoding GDP-mannose 4,6-dehydratase: MKRILITGISGFVGGHFVDYLKSAGKNLEIIGISRHMPSWDFVGFEPDCLKHYEADLNDLPRVKSIIEDTEPDYILHLAAQSSVAESWKTPVDSFMNNTNIFLNVIDTVRRIDNGARVLSVGSSEQYGIVSENDLPLSETRKQSPENPYAVARVSQELLAGIYARGYGLDICCTRSFNHCGPGQRDKFVVSSIAKQFAMIKKGLQEPILHIGNGSIIRDFVDVHDVVSAYCLLLEKGKRGGVYNICSGVGRSILDIINILSEMYGTDVDVRQESSQIRPIDNPRIVGDFRKIHDETGWKPKVSFEDSLRSVYEYWDKRISA; encoded by the coding sequence ATGAAAAGAATACTTATTACAGGAATAAGCGGCTTTGTCGGCGGACATTTTGTGGATTATCTTAAATCCGCAGGGAAAAATCTTGAAATAATCGGGATAAGCCGTCATATGCCTTCATGGGACTTTGTCGGCTTTGAGCCTGACTGCCTTAAACACTATGAGGCCGACCTTAATGATCTGCCGCGTGTTAAGTCTATTATTGAGGACACGGAGCCGGACTATATTCTCCATCTTGCAGCACAGAGTTCCGTTGCGGAGAGCTGGAAGACTCCTGTAGACTCTTTCATGAACAATACCAATATTTTCCTGAATGTAATCGACACGGTAAGACGTATTGACAACGGTGCAAGAGTCCTTTCTGTAGGCTCATCCGAGCAGTATGGAATTGTTTCGGAAAATGATCTTCCCCTTTCGGAAACAAGAAAACAAAGCCCGGAAAACCCGTATGCCGTAGCAAGGGTCTCGCAGGAGCTTCTTGCAGGAATCTATGCACGGGGGTATGGCCTGGATATCTGCTGTACACGCTCTTTTAACCACTGCGGCCCGGGCCAGAGGGACAAATTTGTCGTAAGCTCGATTGCAAAACAGTTTGCGATGATAAAAAAAGGTCTACAGGAGCCAATTCTTCATATCGGAAACGGCTCTATAATACGCGACTTTGTAGATGTCCATGATGTTGTTTCGGCATACTGTCTTCTTCTTGAAAAAGGAAAAAGAGGAGGGGTCTACAATATATGCAGCGGTGTCGGGAGGTCCATTCTGGACATCATAAATATTCTTTCAGAGATGTACGGAACAGATGTTGACGTCCGCCAGGAAAGCTCGCAGATCCGCCCCATAGACAATCCAAGGATTGTAGGTGATTTTAGAAAGATCCATGATGAAACCGGGTGGAAGCCTAAGGTTTCATTTGAAGACAGCTTAAGGTCGGTGTATGAATACTGGGATAAAAGAATATCTGCGTAA
- a CDS encoding glycosyltransferase: MKIAFVYDAVYPYVKGGAEKRIYELSLWMAEKGHEVHIFGMKYWDGPNVVKKDGIIYHGVCRKKDLYVKGRRSIFEAFYFACFLFVPLLREKVSVIDCQAFPYFSVFSSFFVSKINRCRLVVTWHEFWGEYWYRYLGLFGVFGKFIERMTAFLGDGRVAVSHLTAEGLEKSGIKGVHVIPNGINVDKIKNTPPSYEYSSDLIFAGRLIAEKNVDLLLRSLVFVREKFPCVKALIVGDGPEKLNLEKLSQELGLFGTVSFSGFFTDERGVISAMKASKVFVLPSVREGFGITVCEAMACGLFVVTVNHPSNAARELVCEGVNGYVAELSPGSLGDAVIKALCSKKEPEVKGETFSYACDYGWEKISERLICVYEGKSSEK; this comes from the coding sequence ATGAAGATTGCGTTTGTCTACGATGCGGTGTACCCTTACGTCAAGGGAGGGGCTGAAAAAAGGATATATGAGCTTTCGCTTTGGATGGCAGAAAAAGGCCATGAGGTCCATATATTCGGGATGAAGTACTGGGACGGCCCAAACGTCGTAAAAAAGGACGGAATAATATACCACGGTGTATGCAGAAAAAAAGATTTGTACGTAAAGGGAAGACGTTCGATATTTGAGGCTTTTTATTTTGCCTGTTTTCTTTTTGTTCCTCTTTTAAGGGAGAAGGTATCAGTAATCGACTGCCAGGCGTTTCCGTATTTTTCAGTTTTTTCATCGTTTTTTGTATCAAAAATAAACCGGTGCCGCCTTGTTGTAACGTGGCATGAGTTCTGGGGAGAATACTGGTACAGGTACCTTGGACTTTTTGGGGTGTTCGGAAAGTTTATAGAGCGTATGACAGCCTTTTTGGGTGACGGGAGAGTTGCTGTATCGCATCTTACGGCAGAGGGTCTTGAAAAGTCAGGCATAAAAGGTGTTCATGTAATTCCGAACGGGATTAACGTTGATAAAATAAAAAATACTCCTCCTTCGTATGAATATTCATCCGACCTGATATTTGCAGGACGGCTTATCGCCGAAAAAAATGTAGACCTTCTTCTCCGTTCACTGGTCTTTGTCCGTGAAAAGTTTCCGTGCGTAAAGGCTCTTATTGTCGGGGACGGCCCGGAAAAACTAAATCTTGAGAAACTTTCGCAGGAACTGGGACTTTTTGGCACAGTTTCTTTTTCGGGATTTTTTACTGATGAAAGAGGTGTGATTTCAGCGATGAAGGCTTCAAAGGTTTTTGTTCTTCCTTCTGTAAGGGAGGGTTTCGGGATAACCGTCTGCGAGGCTATGGCCTGCGGTCTTTTCGTTGTTACAGTGAATCACCCTTCGAACGCCGCACGTGAACTTGTGTGCGAAGGTGTAAACGGTTACGTTGCAGAACTGTCTCCCGGATCGCTTGGTGATGCAGTCATAAAGGCTCTTTGCAGTAAGAAGGAACCTGAGGTAAAGGGTGAGACTTTCTCTTATGCGTGCGACTATGGGTGGGAGAAGATTTCTGAGAGGCTGATTTGCGTTTATGAAGGTAAAAGTTCAGAGAAATAA
- a CDS encoding PIN domain-containing protein — MKIYLDVCSLCRLFDDQTSYRIRMETEAVIVILSRCMTDWKLIGSEVIEYEIEQMPDEERIEAIKNLLSFSDEKVLITTEIISRARVFHKLGIDSFDALHLASAESTGAVFLTTDDLLIKHINKDEGNIHIKVSNPLSWLMEETHGN; from the coding sequence ATGAAAATATACCTTGATGTTTGTTCCCTTTGCAGACTCTTTGATGATCAAACTTCGTATAGAATCAGAATGGAGACTGAAGCCGTAATTGTAATTCTCAGCAGGTGCATGACAGACTGGAAATTAATAGGAAGTGAAGTTATAGAATACGAAATTGAACAAATGCCAGATGAAGAAAGAATTGAGGCAATAAAAAATTTGCTGAGTTTCTCAGATGAAAAAGTATTAATCACAACTGAAATAATCTCCCGCGCCCGCGTATTTCACAAATTAGGCATTGATTCTTTTGATGCCCTGCATCTTGCATCTGCTGAAAGTACCGGTGCAGTATTCCTGACAACGGATGATTTACTTATCAAACACATTAATAAAGATGAAGGAAACATTCATATTAAAGTCAGTAATCCACTAAGTTGGCTTATGGAGGAAACACATGGAAACTAA
- a CDS encoding AEC family transporter, producing MEFLVVVNSIVVLFILMGVGYVSFKTKIVDRSGAKGLSSFLVNITLPCLVITSMQIPINEEIFDKTMEILLIAGIYYLISFAFAFVVPRLLVKSDLERGVYSFMLVFSNLGFMGIPVSVAMFGQGAAFYASLFMLPFGLLVFSIGILMLRPDMGHYFDIKLFINPGIISSLLGLLLFFAGWTIPEPFYDVVETLGNLTTPLAMVVVGALLATMPFKEMFSDYHIYVMSAFRLIGIPLALFAVLAPFVSDPMILGIPVILAAMPVAANGVLLAEEYNVDSNAASKGVFISTLLCVATIPLIGLFLL from the coding sequence ATGGAGTTTTTGGTAGTAGTAAACAGCATAGTAGTCCTGTTTATACTTATGGGAGTTGGGTATGTCTCTTTCAAGACGAAAATTGTCGACAGGAGCGGTGCAAAGGGGCTCTCGTCGTTTCTTGTAAACATAACTCTCCCGTGCCTTGTAATAACATCAATGCAGATCCCGATAAACGAGGAAATATTTGACAAAACAATGGAAATTCTGCTTATAGCAGGGATTTATTATTTGATCTCATTCGCATTCGCCTTTGTAGTTCCCAGACTCCTTGTAAAAAGCGACCTGGAAAGGGGGGTATACAGCTTTATGCTCGTTTTTTCAAACCTCGGGTTTATGGGCATACCGGTCTCGGTTGCAATGTTCGGGCAGGGTGCCGCGTTTTATGCATCACTTTTTATGCTGCCGTTCGGGCTTTTAGTCTTTTCAATTGGTATCCTCATGCTAAGACCTGATATGGGCCACTACTTCGACATAAAACTCTTCATCAACCCCGGAATTATTTCATCGCTTTTGGGACTTCTCCTCTTCTTTGCAGGCTGGACAATACCCGAGCCGTTCTACGACGTCGTGGAAACGCTCGGAAACCTGACGACACCGCTTGCAATGGTCGTCGTCGGGGCCCTTCTTGCGACAATGCCGTTTAAGGAGATGTTTTCCGACTATCACATATACGTAATGTCAGCATTCCGCCTTATTGGAATTCCCCTTGCACTCTTCGCAGTGCTTGCACCATTCGTAAGCGACCCTATGATTCTCGGAATACCTGTAATACTTGCTGCGATGCCTGTTGCGGCAAACGGTGTCCTGCTTGCAGAAGAATATAACGTAGACTCAAACGCCGCCTCAAAAGGCGTATTCATATCAACACTCCTGTGCGTCGCAACAATTCCCCTGATAGGACTGTTCCTTCTGTAA